ATATTGCGGAAGTCATCTATGGCAAGGTTAACGGCTCCAAAATGGCATCGTGCCGCTGACATGATTTGCGCCGCAATCGTATCGACAGATGTTGGCGATCCTTCCCCTATTTGGGTTTGCGACACTTGGACGATGCGCAGGCTACGCGATCTATTTCCCCGCGCTGTTTCCGACCAAGATTCGTGCGACGGGAGCCAGCTTCTGCTTCAACGGCGGAAGAATACTCGCCGTTCCCATGTTCTGCTTTTCGGGCGGGCTGAAAGGGAAGCCGAACGTTGACATTCGCTGGGCGGTCTCAGGACTATCCCTGCTGTTCCTGGTCGGAATCGTCATCGCGACGCTGATGCCGGAAACTCGATCACAACAATTGCCCGACTGAACGCGTGAAGACACTCACTCATTGCGGACTGATTCCGCCGATTTGATTGAGTAACCCACCCCGCGCTGCGTCTGAATCAAATCGAAATCCCGTAATTTCTCACGCAGATTGCGGATATGGACATCGATTGTCCTTTCGGAACTTTTGTGGCTCAGACCGCGACAGAAATTGAGAATCGCGCGTCGCGGGAACGGGTAGCCTGGACGACTGGCGAGTAGTTCCAGAATGTCGTATTCGGTGGATGTCAATTGCAACTTTTTCCCGTCAATTTCGACGACCTTATACAACCGATGGAGCGTCAGCCCGGCAACATCAACAATGTCGGACGAGACCGGCAAATGGCAGCTCCGTCGCAAGAGCGACTGCAATCGCTGGACGACAGGCCTCACTTTGAATGGCTTGGCAATGTAGTCGCTCGCCCCCATTTTGAACGCCACAATCTCGTCGGTCTCATCCTGGCTCTCTGACAAAATCACGACTGGAATCGCAGCGGTTTTGGGTTCCGTGCAAACAATGCGGCACAGGTTCAATACGTCCGTCAGATCCTCACCGCAATCCAGCACGACGAGCTGCGGCCGAAGCTGCTCGATGTCGCGCTGTGTGGTCGGATGAAGCGGGGCCATTTCAACGTCCAATCGGCCTGTTTGGAGATATGCCTGTAGAACGCTGGGGGACACCGTGCCTTCATGAGCGATGAAAACCTTCGATTCAACCATCTGATCCGGCGTGACACGAGCAGGAGTGCAGCTCGACGAGACCAAAGGCACCACGTGTCCTGACGGCATCGTTCCGCGGATTTCATCGTTCAGCTTTTGGGATGTGCGACAGCGCAAGATCACCCTCATCAATCAGTCGCCAAAACACTTACATTTGTAAGCCACGCTAGTATTTTGTCTTACCAATGTCAAGCATCAATTTGCATCACGGCTCTTGCGTTCGAGCGTCCGGATCACACGGCCCGCCGTATTGGCCCAACAAATTGTGCGGCGATCTGGTCAATCGCCCAGCACAATCTCGCCGAGACTTCCCGCGTCAAGAACTTTTGCACCGTGCCAATTCGGGCCCCAATAGATCCAGGCCCGTTGATCGCCTTCTGGCTCTTGATCGAAGGGGCCGACAAGCGGAACATCCTTATCAACTACAGCAATCTCAAATCCGATCCGCTTTCCTAGTTCTAACTTTGTTGGCTGGTCAGGATACCGATCAAAGACTTGCACCGCCCACTCGTAGACAATGATGTCTCCCGATCGCGTAAACGCCATCTTTGTTTTCGTCTGTTCCAGATCGCCGGCGATCAGGAGTGGATTTGTCTTCTTCGAGGCCCCATAGACGGGGCCGTCCCCCGGAATGGCACAGTACTGTTGAACGGGCAGTTCTCGTAGACCAACCTTTTCAAACCAAAGGTGATCGGATCCACCACGCCACGGATAGGTACGACGGCTGCGCAAGCCGTCGACATACAATTCGACCGCGTCGGTACCACGATGGCTGTCATGTCCGATGATCAACTTGTCGTCGCGCACAATGACGCTGACATACAATAACTGCTCCTCGGGACAATACCCCACCATGAACGCGCAGCTCAGATCAGGGCTGGTCGAAAAGTCAGCCCCTTCCCAGCTTTTGGCGCCGTTCGCAAGAATCTTAAAGAACGCATGCCGTGGCATCGTCGACGGCCAGTCATCCAAGTTTCCGTCGATGGCAATTCCACGGAGCACTGGCGCATGGACCACGGATTCAAGAAGCGGCTTGTCGTTGGGCAGAAACATCCCGCGAATATTTTGATCGGCCGGCGCAGGATTTACCTTCGCACGCAACGATCTGTCGCTTGAATCCGAAGCTACAACTTTCGGGCTGTGACTCAGCAATGAGTTTGCCGCGCCAGGAAGCAGTAAGGCGGCAAACACCGAGGCGGCCAAAAAGTAGTGCAACTGAATCCGACGGCGGAATGAGGTCGCGTGGGTCGTGATGTGCTCCAGGCGATTCGCCAGGAGCCGAAATGATCCGATTGCCGCCACGCCAACCGGCTCCCATTGGGGTCGACCGGCACGAAATCGTTCGGACAATTCGGCAATTTTGACAAGGCAGTTCGCATAACGGAGCGGATCGTATCCCATGAGTGTGATCACCATTTCATCACACGATCGCTCACGCTCGCGTCGCGTTTCGAAATTCGCCCACCAAACCAGAGGATGAAACCACCAGAGTGCCTGGACGAACAACTGAATTCGTCCCGCGAGCGGATCTGCCCGGCGAACATGGACGAGTTCGTGCGCCAAAATTGGCTCAAGATCAACTTCCGTATCCAGATTCAGCAACATTTCGGGAAGCACGATCGTCGG
This genomic interval from Schlesneria paludicola DSM 18645 contains the following:
- a CDS encoding M56 family metallopeptidase; its protein translation is MNCVNFVRCSINRKKRERNSMFDASWARLAWCQFCQVSLTIFMVWFVVRLWARHRPQLAYLLWMLVVMKCVTPPILDSPLGLFSWIPYFSNSPVSSSTSAEMTKKRASFDSGRSSVPSELNHIDHATFGVRSTGSELSATPDAAFPRVFPAKVVRSNRALGLFVVATVVIWLMGVLAIVGSLIWKWSQFRRELQSGPETAQVEKQVRELAARLSLWRIPRVVFTSVPTVPAVFGFLRPTIVLPEMLLNLDTEVDLEPILAHELVHVRRADPLAGRIQLFVQALWWFHPLVWWANFETRRERERSCDEMVITLMGYDPLRYANCLVKIAELSERFRAGRPQWEPVGVAAIGSFRLLANRLEHITTHATSFRRRIQLHYFLAASVFAALLLPGAANSLLSHSPKVVASDSSDRSLRAKVNPAPADQNIRGMFLPNDKPLLESVVHAPVLRGIAIDGNLDDWPSTMPRHAFFKILANGAKSWEGADFSTSPDLSCAFMVGYCPEEQLLYVSVIVRDDKLIIGHDSHRGTDAVELYVDGLRSRRTYPWRGGSDHLWFEKVGLRELPVQQYCAIPGDGPVYGASKKTNPLLIAGDLEQTKTKMAFTRSGDIIVYEWAVQVFDRYPDQPTKLELGKRIGFEIAVVDKDVPLVGPFDQEPEGDQRAWIYWGPNWHGAKVLDAGSLGEIVLGD
- a CDS encoding response regulator transcription factor: MRVILRCRTSQKLNDEIRGTMPSGHVVPLVSSSCTPARVTPDQMVESKVFIAHEGTVSPSVLQAYLQTGRLDVEMAPLHPTTQRDIEQLRPQLVVLDCGEDLTDVLNLCRIVCTEPKTAAIPVVILSESQDETDEIVAFKMGASDYIAKPFKVRPVVQRLQSLLRRSCHLPVSSDIVDVAGLTLHRLYKVVEIDGKKLQLTSTEYDILELLASRPGYPFPRRAILNFCRGLSHKSSERTIDVHIRNLREKLRDFDLIQTQRGVGYSIKSAESVRNE